One genomic region from Spirosoma sp. KCTC 42546 encodes:
- a CDS encoding VOC family protein — protein MHIEHLALWVRDLEQMRNFYELYFGATANDKYTNPRKGFSSYFLTFPEGGPRLELMQMPGINEHVADPLIQYMGLTHLAFSVGSEMAVDALTERLRADGYTVVGEPRWTGDGYYESVLLDTEGNRIEITA, from the coding sequence ATGCATATTGAACACCTTGCCCTGTGGGTTCGCGATCTGGAGCAGATGCGAAATTTCTACGAACTATACTTTGGAGCCACGGCCAATGATAAATACACCAATCCCAGAAAGGGATTTTCGTCTTATTTCCTGACTTTCCCCGAAGGTGGACCCCGGTTGGAACTGATGCAGATGCCGGGGATAAATGAACACGTAGCCGATCCACTAATTCAATATATGGGCTTGACTCATCTAGCGTTCTCGGTAGGTAGTGAAATGGCCGTTGATGCATTGACTGAACGACTTCGGGCTGATGGATACACGGTTGTTGGTGAACCCCGCTGGACGGGAGATGGCTACTATGAAAGTGTATTATTGGACACAGAAGGAAACCGGATAGAGATAACGGCTTAA
- a CDS encoding MOSC domain-containing protein, which yields MTISELHIYPIKSLSGISVQEVIVEEKGFRHDRRFMLVTPNRTAGPWVFMTQRTNHQMALIDVAIQRSDVSDDTLRIWHRHRPHDVLELPLVVTTPTETILVSIWDSTDVPAVTVSAEADRWFSNVLGTPCRLVFMPETTQRAVDPKYAREEDTVSFADGYPYLLIGQASLDTLNQRLAEPITMRRFRPNIVVQGSSPYEEDSWAEFRINALTFYGVKPCARCVLTTIDPETGEQGKEPLRTLTTYRKWNSKILFGQNVLANYTGQTTLGTLRVGQPVEVLRHQEAWLAPPALPI from the coding sequence ATGACTATTTCTGAACTCCATATCTATCCTATCAAATCGCTGAGCGGTATTTCGGTGCAGGAGGTTATTGTTGAAGAAAAAGGGTTTCGGCATGACCGGCGGTTTATGCTTGTTACACCCAACCGGACCGCCGGACCGTGGGTATTCATGACGCAACGAACTAACCATCAGATGGCGCTTATTGATGTAGCTATTCAGCGGTCCGACGTTTCGGATGATACCTTGCGTATCTGGCACCGGCATCGCCCCCATGATGTGCTGGAACTGCCATTGGTAGTAACAACACCAACCGAAACTATCCTAGTGAGTATCTGGGATAGTACCGATGTACCTGCTGTAACGGTAAGTGCCGAAGCCGATCGATGGTTTTCGAACGTGCTTGGAACCCCTTGTCGCTTAGTGTTTATGCCCGAAACTACCCAGCGGGCAGTTGATCCTAAATATGCACGCGAAGAGGATACCGTTAGCTTTGCCGATGGGTATCCCTATCTGCTCATTGGGCAGGCATCGCTCGATACCCTCAATCAACGACTTGCTGAACCAATAACGATGCGTCGGTTTCGGCCCAATATAGTCGTTCAGGGAAGTTCACCTTATGAAGAAGATAGCTGGGCCGAGTTCCGGATTAATGCGCTGACGTTCTATGGGGTTAAGCCCTGTGCCCGTTGTGTACTCACCACCATTGATCCTGAAACGGGGGAGCAAGGTAAAGAGCCTTTACGGACACTGACCACGTATCGTAAATGGAATTCGAAAATTTTGTTTGGCCAGAATGTCTTAGCTAACTATACTGGCCAAACTACCCTGGGGACGCTACGTGTTGGGCAACCCGTTGAGGTATTGCGTCATCAGGAAGCCTGGCTGGCCCCGCCTGCTTTACCTATATAG
- the tsaD gene encoding tRNA (adenosine(37)-N6)-threonylcarbamoyltransferase complex transferase subunit TsaD, which yields MNILAIESSCDETSAAVLVNGHILSNVIATQLIHEQYGGVVPELASRAHQQHILPVVERALLDANLPKNALSAVAFTRGPGLLGSLLVGASFAKALALGLNIPLIEINHMQAHVLAHFIEDPKPIFPFLCLTVSGGHTQIVRIDSPLNMVVIGQTMDDAVGEAFDKSAKLLGLPYPGGPLIDKYAKTGNPQAFKFPMGEMPNLDFSFSGIKTAIMYFLRDNTKINPAFIDENLADICASIQHTLIQILLNKLKRAVRETGIHELAIAGGVSANSGLRSALTQLGEEQGWNVYIPRFEYCTDNAAMIAMAAQFKYEQGEFTAQTVSPMPRMSF from the coding sequence GTGAATATTTTAGCCATTGAATCTTCCTGCGACGAAACCTCGGCGGCTGTTTTAGTCAACGGGCATATTTTGTCGAACGTAATTGCCACCCAGTTAATTCACGAGCAATACGGGGGCGTTGTTCCCGAACTGGCCTCAAGAGCACACCAGCAGCATATTTTACCCGTGGTTGAACGGGCATTACTGGACGCAAATTTACCGAAAAATGCGTTATCCGCCGTTGCTTTTACGCGTGGGCCGGGTTTGCTGGGCTCACTGCTGGTAGGGGCGTCCTTTGCGAAAGCACTGGCCCTTGGATTGAACATCCCGCTCATCGAAATTAACCATATGCAGGCGCATGTATTGGCTCATTTCATTGAGGACCCCAAGCCAATATTTCCATTTTTATGCCTGACGGTTAGTGGAGGTCATACGCAGATTGTACGCATTGATAGCCCGCTCAACATGGTGGTTATTGGCCAGACAATGGACGATGCCGTGGGCGAAGCTTTCGATAAATCGGCTAAGCTACTGGGGTTGCCCTATCCCGGCGGTCCGCTGATCGACAAGTATGCGAAGACAGGGAACCCACAGGCGTTCAAATTCCCGATGGGGGAGATGCCAAATCTGGATTTTTCATTCAGCGGTATCAAAACGGCCATTATGTATTTCCTGCGCGATAACACAAAAATCAATCCTGCTTTTATTGACGAGAATCTGGCGGATATTTGTGCCAGTATTCAGCATACGCTGATTCAGATTCTGCTGAATAAACTAAAACGGGCTGTGCGGGAAACGGGCATTCATGAGCTAGCCATTGCAGGGGGCGTATCAGCGAACAGTGGATTGCGCAGCGCTTTAACCCAATTGGGTGAAGAACAAGGCTGGAACGTATATATCCCGCGATTTGAGTATTGTACCGATAATGCTGCCATGATTGCAATGGCCGCTCAGTTTAAATACGAGCAAGGTGAGTTTACGGCGCAAACCGTCAGCCCGATGCCGAGAATGAGTTTTTAG
- a CDS encoding translocation/assembly module TamB domain-containing protein, producing the protein MRQFFAIFLKTLLYLVLTVLVAALGVLLSLQLPAVQTRLAQKGAEWLSSKLLFPVDIEGVSIKWFDSITLEKLTIKDYQGRPMIRVGRLDADYNLRHLLDSSAHNIHIDEIVLYRPDVQMIKNPKNGDTNLDDFIARIEQLTSDPTKPSIPNQNVPFTVGHIHLVDGAYTLEDPREPFMHDKKSFDHNHFTLQHLTAEVSNFLVLGDTIAFNAKGLSGIDRDSRIKIRQLDTHFLYCNTKMELAQLYAHIGNSIIRNELIFNYDKPSAFGDFNSRVLMQARFRDSQVQSADLGYFSDYLRGLKETWSLTTNFTGTVNDFRLRNTDLRFGINGRSRLTGDIAWKGLPDMDKTTVNFAFTPSVVNMADIRQYYPDSSFNKTIQKLGTASFAATFIGAFDDFKTKGTFKTNIGNVTGDIALKLATKTEQTTYTANLKAENLDLGQLIDQPDEFGKLDGEGRITGKGTDLKRADIDFDGQFGRFSWQRYAYQHVAAHGNLQKGLFQGKLNINDPNLAFDLDGEFKLSGPKNHYDLRGNVQHADLRALGYLTDSLVVKTALDVQLEGRTLDDIVGKALFTNAALSLNKRNITVDKLTLLSSIEQRTGSSPDSSGTQRYFDLDSDFLTTRLQGDFQPQRTIDDLTRLVREYELHFKGDAAGMKIYYEQKRKAAMRLAGRKGTVQPVRYGVDYQIITKNSAPLLAFLGSSDYIAPSTRIEGRFTEDNTSFLTGTVKTDSLRLGKVSFGPSDLDLTTSKFTYGEEVLASAIISSKRQLFSSVLPTRNLQIEASWDVDHIDFTSDIEQADSSGRFTNRADLNGELRFKGDAIDLTFRQSKIRVLDGDWTLNPESLIRKVGDEYTIRNLSLLNENQLIQASGKISPDSVENLHVEAQNFLLASLNSVLNTTLGGTLNGSLAVRNLYNTPIVESALSLRALSYQNSLIGDVRGQGEWDQQTQRLNVNASVNRNGSDVVTLLGTYAPQLKTNPLALKANVNNADLSLLEPFTIGLFSNLGGIASGIISVTGKPAVPVLKGEVAIQGGHGRFDYLKADFAFDDKIYFGENEIITRQLILRDPQGNTAQLRGGVYHDGFRSFTLGFDADFKNFKIMNTVAKDNDAFYGQAVVTGKAELYGPTDNLTIRANVASNKGTRIYIPLDGATTVAADDQIRFVNLSTGKPTSQTANQANNQSEGEIDLSRIQMDFNFDITPDAYCEIQLDRQTGDIIKAYGQGRIAMKVDTKGDFTMTGNYEIQKGDYTFTFQNIINKRFQIRPNSRITWTGDPYGALLDVTAAYTQYTSLAPLLATQKTTADQTRRYPVDLVIKLTGELGSPAISYDLDIKEYPSSSDFRQAVTAFESRIQSNDQELTRQVSSVLLFNQLLSEGTSLFEQGQVNTGVANSVSELLSNQISRLASNLNENLDVGVSFGGFTSGTQNENLLNNLQLRFSYRLLNDRLRISRDGGFTYGQSQYNAASLLGEWTLEYFITPDGHLRAKVYNRNQQSILGQYNLTSTITTGGGVSLLYTRSFNHIFGGKRTTPGLVPPTPTPSDAPAPTAPGSTTTLNTAKGTF; encoded by the coding sequence ATGCGTCAGTTTTTCGCCATATTCCTCAAAACACTACTCTACCTCGTGCTGACGGTATTGGTAGCGGCATTGGGGGTTTTACTGAGCCTGCAACTGCCAGCAGTACAAACACGGCTGGCCCAGAAAGGGGCCGAATGGCTCTCCTCAAAACTGCTCTTTCCCGTTGATATTGAGGGAGTTTCGATCAAATGGTTCGATTCAATAACCCTCGAGAAGCTCACGATCAAGGATTATCAGGGCCGACCCATGATTCGAGTCGGGCGGCTGGATGCCGATTATAATCTCCGGCATCTCCTCGATTCATCGGCTCATAACATCCATATTGACGAAATTGTATTGTATCGGCCCGACGTTCAGATGATTAAAAATCCGAAGAACGGCGACACGAACCTCGACGATTTTATTGCCCGCATTGAGCAGCTAACCTCCGATCCGACCAAACCCAGCATACCGAATCAGAATGTTCCGTTTACGGTTGGTCATATTCATTTAGTTGATGGTGCATACACGCTCGAAGACCCACGCGAGCCGTTTATGCACGACAAGAAAAGCTTCGATCATAACCATTTCACCCTCCAGCATCTGACGGCTGAGGTCAGTAATTTTTTAGTTCTGGGGGATACTATTGCGTTTAATGCCAAGGGGCTATCGGGAATAGACCGCGATTCCCGGATAAAAATCAGGCAGTTGGATACGCACTTTCTCTACTGCAATACCAAAATGGAGCTGGCCCAACTGTACGCCCACATTGGCAACTCCATCATTCGGAATGAGCTAATATTTAACTACGATAAACCGTCGGCATTTGGCGATTTCAACAGCCGGGTGCTTATGCAGGCCCGCTTCCGGGACAGCCAGGTACAATCTGCCGATCTGGGTTATTTTTCGGATTACCTCCGCGGTCTTAAGGAAACCTGGTCATTAACGACCAACTTTACCGGAACAGTCAATGACTTCCGGCTCCGCAATACCGATCTTCGATTTGGTATCAATGGACGTAGTCGCTTAACCGGCGACATTGCCTGGAAGGGATTGCCCGATATGGATAAAACCACGGTCAATTTTGCTTTTACGCCTTCCGTGGTTAACATGGCCGATATTCGGCAATACTATCCCGATTCGTCGTTTAATAAAACTATCCAGAAACTGGGGACAGCTTCCTTTGCGGCCACCTTTATTGGTGCCTTCGATGATTTCAAAACCAAAGGAACCTTCAAAACCAATATTGGTAACGTAACCGGCGATATAGCCCTAAAGCTGGCCACTAAGACTGAACAGACAACCTACACGGCAAATCTAAAGGCCGAAAATCTTGACCTTGGCCAACTGATCGACCAGCCCGATGAATTTGGGAAACTCGATGGCGAAGGGCGAATTACAGGTAAAGGCACTGATTTAAAACGGGCAGATATTGACTTCGATGGTCAATTTGGACGCTTTAGCTGGCAACGCTACGCTTATCAGCATGTGGCAGCGCATGGAAATTTACAGAAAGGTCTTTTTCAGGGGAAACTGAACATCAACGACCCGAATCTGGCCTTTGATCTCGATGGCGAATTCAAGTTGAGTGGCCCCAAAAACCATTACGACCTCCGGGGAAACGTCCAACACGCCGATTTGCGTGCGTTGGGGTATCTGACTGATTCATTGGTTGTTAAAACAGCGTTGGATGTTCAACTGGAAGGCCGAACGCTGGATGATATCGTAGGAAAGGCCTTGTTTACGAACGCAGCACTCAGCCTGAACAAACGAAACATTACTGTTGATAAGCTTACCCTCCTATCGTCTATTGAACAACGCACAGGAAGCTCTCCTGACTCATCGGGTACCCAACGCTATTTCGATCTTGATTCCGACTTTTTGACGACTCGCTTACAGGGCGATTTTCAGCCCCAACGCACCATTGACGACCTGACCCGGCTAGTACGTGAGTACGAACTTCATTTTAAAGGGGATGCGGCCGGGATGAAGATCTATTACGAACAGAAACGAAAGGCAGCCATGCGTCTTGCCGGGCGTAAGGGCACTGTTCAGCCCGTTCGCTATGGAGTCGATTACCAGATCATCACAAAGAACAGTGCACCGCTACTAGCTTTTTTAGGTTCATCGGATTATATAGCCCCATCCACCCGAATTGAAGGCCGGTTTACGGAAGACAATACCTCTTTTCTGACAGGAACCGTTAAAACAGACTCATTACGGCTTGGGAAAGTTAGTTTTGGTCCAAGCGATCTTGATCTGACGACCTCTAAGTTTACGTACGGCGAGGAAGTGCTGGCATCGGCCATTATTTCATCGAAACGACAGTTATTTAGTTCCGTTCTGCCAACTCGCAATCTCCAGATCGAAGCCTCCTGGGATGTTGATCATATTGACTTCACAAGCGATATTGAGCAGGCTGACAGCAGCGGGCGCTTTACCAATCGTGCCGACCTCAATGGCGAATTACGGTTTAAGGGAGATGCCATTGATCTTACCTTCCGTCAGTCGAAAATACGGGTTCTGGATGGCGACTGGACGCTCAACCCGGAAAGTCTGATCCGGAAAGTCGGGGATGAATACACCATCCGAAACCTATCGTTGCTGAATGAGAATCAATTGATTCAGGCATCGGGAAAAATCTCGCCCGACTCTGTGGAGAATCTCCATGTCGAAGCGCAGAACTTCCTGCTGGCATCGTTAAATTCGGTATTGAATACAACCCTCGGCGGCACGCTGAATGGCTCACTGGCTGTACGCAATCTGTACAACACCCCAATTGTGGAAAGTGCCCTGTCGCTTCGGGCCCTGTCGTATCAAAACTCATTGATCGGCGATGTTCGCGGTCAGGGTGAATGGGATCAGCAAACCCAGCGGCTCAACGTAAATGCCAGCGTGAATCGAAATGGGTCCGATGTGGTAACCTTACTGGGAACGTACGCCCCCCAATTAAAGACCAACCCGCTGGCGCTCAAAGCCAACGTCAATAACGCCGATTTAAGCTTACTGGAGCCCTTTACCATCGGGCTATTCTCGAACCTAGGCGGTATTGCCAGTGGAATCATTAGCGTTACGGGTAAACCTGCCGTACCGGTTCTAAAAGGTGAAGTGGCCATCCAGGGCGGACATGGGCGATTCGATTACCTGAAGGCTGATTTCGCGTTTGATGATAAAATCTATTTTGGCGAAAACGAGATTATTACCCGGCAATTGATTCTACGGGACCCCCAGGGTAATACCGCCCAATTGCGAGGGGGTGTTTATCATGATGGATTCCGAAGTTTTACCCTGGGTTTCGACGCGGATTTCAAGAATTTCAAGATCATGAATACCGTTGCCAAAGACAACGATGCCTTTTATGGACAAGCCGTTGTAACAGGTAAAGCCGAACTGTATGGGCCAACGGATAACCTGACGATCCGGGCCAACGTAGCCAGCAATAAAGGAACCCGAATTTACATTCCTCTCGACGGAGCAACAACGGTAGCCGCTGATGATCAGATTCGGTTCGTTAATCTAAGCACAGGCAAACCGACTAGCCAGACGGCTAATCAAGCCAATAATCAGTCGGAAGGAGAGATTGATCTATCCCGAATTCAGATGGATTTCAACTTCGATATTACGCCCGATGCGTATTGCGAGATCCAGTTAGATCGCCAAACCGGCGACATTATCAAAGCCTACGGTCAGGGGCGGATTGCCATGAAGGTGGATACCAAAGGCGACTTCACCATGACGGGTAACTACGAAATCCAGAAGGGAGATTACACCTTTACGTTCCAGAATATCATTAACAAACGGTTTCAAATTCGGCCCAACAGTCGTATTACCTGGACGGGCGATCCCTATGGTGCTTTGCTCGACGTAACAGCAGCCTATACCCAGTACACCTCGCTGGCTCCTTTGTTAGCTACCCAGAAAACCACGGCTGACCAGACCCGCCGGTATCCCGTTGACCTGGTCATCAAACTAACGGGTGAGCTGGGTAGTCCGGCAATCAGCTACGACCTCGACATTAAAGAATACCCCTCTTCCTCTGATTTCCGGCAGGCCGTAACGGCCTTCGAGTCACGGATTCAGAGCAACGATCAGGAACTGACCCGACAGGTAAGTAGCGTGTTGTTATTCAACCAGCTTCTGTCCGAAGGCACCAGCCTGTTCGAACAGGGTCAGGTGAATACGGGAGTCGCCAACAGTGTAAGTGAACTACTGTCTAATCAGATCAGCCGCCTGGCTTCTAATCTCAACGAGAACTTAGATGTAGGCGTGTCATTTGGTGGATTTACGAGTGGTACCCAAAACGAAAACCTGCTTAATAACCTCCAGCTACGGTTTTCCTACAGGCTGCTTAATGACCGGTTGCGGATCAGTCGCGATGGCGGGTTCACGTATGGACAAAGCCAATACAATGCGGCTAGTTTACTTGGCGAGTGGACCCTTGAGTATTTTATTACGCCTGATGGCCATTTGCGCGCCAAAGTGTACAATCGCAATCAGCAGAGTATCCTGGGTCAGTATAACCTGACCAGCACCATCACAACCGGTGGGGGTGTCAGCTTGCTGTATACCCGTTCGTTCAATCACATTTTTGGTGGCAAACGCACAACGCCGGGTCTGGTTCCTCCAACGCCAACGCCTTCTGATGCGCCAGCCCCAACCGCACCTGGCTCTACAACAACGTTGAATACGGCAAAGGGAACATTTTAA
- a CDS encoding family 43 glycosylhydrolase, with protein sequence MYFLKRLLVIGLLLISGPTLLAQQRTFTNPIKNSGPDPWVLQKDGWYYYMNTTGQNLTLWKTRNIADLATAEHKVIYTPPAGQPYSRELWAPEIHSFVGDRGNARWYIYFSADSLNNLSHRVWVLENSSPDPMQGEWVMKGKIGDPGNHWEIDMSVIDYNGQLYAAWSGWEGTTNGRQDIYLARLKNPWTIDGDRVKISQPDQPWEQHGDVPQAWQKNGEVPKIYVNEGPEFLRHDNKLFIVYSANACWLDYCLGLLTYTGKGDLLDARNWVKSPSPVFTQAPENGVWAPGHGGFFRSTDGKQDWMIYHANPSATDGCGNKRAPHIQPFTWNTDGSPNFGKPMPKTPMPVPSEQ encoded by the coding sequence ATGTATTTTCTGAAGCGTCTACTGGTTATCGGTTTGCTCCTGATTTCCGGTCCCACACTGTTAGCCCAGCAGCGAACGTTTACGAATCCTATTAAAAACTCGGGACCCGACCCCTGGGTGTTACAAAAAGACGGCTGGTATTATTACATGAATACTACCGGCCAGAACCTGACCCTCTGGAAGACCCGGAATATAGCTGATCTGGCTACCGCCGAACATAAAGTTATTTATACGCCACCTGCCGGGCAACCCTATTCCCGGGAATTATGGGCACCCGAAATTCACTCATTTGTTGGGGACCGGGGCAACGCTCGCTGGTACATCTACTTCTCCGCAGATTCACTTAATAATTTATCGCACCGAGTCTGGGTACTGGAAAACTCCTCCCCTGATCCTATGCAGGGTGAGTGGGTCATGAAAGGCAAAATCGGCGATCCGGGAAATCACTGGGAGATCGACATGTCCGTGATTGACTACAACGGGCAGCTCTATGCCGCCTGGTCAGGCTGGGAAGGAACAACCAACGGGCGGCAGGACATCTATCTGGCCCGGCTCAAAAACCCCTGGACCATTGACGGTGATCGCGTTAAAATTTCCCAGCCCGATCAGCCGTGGGAACAGCATGGCGATGTCCCACAAGCCTGGCAGAAAAACGGCGAGGTTCCTAAAATCTACGTCAACGAAGGGCCTGAATTTCTACGCCATGATAACAAACTGTTCATCGTGTATTCGGCCAATGCCTGCTGGCTCGACTACTGTCTCGGCCTGTTGACCTATACCGGGAAGGGGGATCTGCTCGACGCCAGAAACTGGGTAAAAAGTCCCAGCCCCGTTTTCACACAGGCCCCCGAAAATGGTGTGTGGGCACCCGGTCATGGTGGGTTTTTCCGCTCGACCGATGGCAAGCAGGACTGGATGATTTATCACGCCAACCCATCCGCAACAGACGGCTGTGGCAACAAACGCGCTCCCCACATTCAACCCTTTACCTGGAATACCGACGGTTCACCTAATTTTGGTAAACCAATGCCTAAAACGCCCATGCCTGTCCCTTCCGAACAATAA
- a CDS encoding cellulase family glycosylhydrolase: MKRLSFVVLLLISTISLAQPGSAPNRWPAAKANAWYAKEPFLVGSNYAPANAINELEMFQADSFDPATIDKELAMAEGIGMNTMRVFLHDLLWQDPAGFTKRLDQFLTICAKHKIRPMLVLFDSCWDPTPKLGKQHEPTPGIHNSGWLQSPGAAALTDVSQYPRLEAYVKGVVGAFKNDNRILAWDTWNEPDNANDNSYGQNHTIKTEVPKERKIAIITNLLPHVFQWARAAGATQPLTSGVWIYRSPDDWQNSAKWTPMEKVQFDNSDIITFHQYSKPEDLEKVIPALKTFGRPVICTEYMARGVNSKFQTHLPIAKKAKVGMINWGFVAGKTQTFLPWDSWQKPYVNGREPAIWFHEVFKQDGTPVDPAEVAAIRQATGN, encoded by the coding sequence ATGAAGCGTTTATCGTTTGTCGTTCTTTTACTCATTTCCACGATTTCTCTGGCTCAGCCAGGTTCTGCCCCTAATCGCTGGCCAGCCGCTAAGGCCAATGCCTGGTATGCTAAAGAGCCCTTTCTGGTCGGTTCCAATTACGCCCCTGCCAATGCTATCAACGAACTCGAAATGTTTCAGGCCGACAGTTTCGATCCGGCAACGATTGATAAAGAATTGGCCATGGCCGAAGGCATTGGCATGAATACCATGCGTGTGTTTCTGCACGATCTGCTCTGGCAGGACCCGGCCGGTTTCACCAAACGGCTCGACCAGTTTCTGACCATCTGCGCCAAACACAAAATCCGGCCTATGCTGGTATTATTTGATTCATGCTGGGACCCAACTCCGAAACTGGGCAAACAGCACGAACCAACACCAGGCATTCATAACTCGGGCTGGTTACAAAGTCCCGGCGCTGCGGCTCTGACCGATGTTTCGCAATACCCACGCCTGGAAGCTTACGTAAAAGGAGTTGTGGGCGCTTTCAAGAATGATAACCGGATTCTGGCGTGGGATACCTGGAACGAGCCGGATAACGCAAATGACAATAGCTACGGCCAAAATCACACGATTAAGACTGAAGTGCCGAAAGAACGGAAAATAGCCATTATCACCAACCTGTTACCGCATGTATTCCAATGGGCACGGGCAGCCGGTGCCACGCAACCCCTCACCTCTGGTGTCTGGATCTATCGTAGTCCTGATGATTGGCAGAATTCAGCCAAATGGACGCCCATGGAAAAAGTACAGTTCGACAACTCCGACATCATTACGTTCCATCAGTATTCAAAACCCGAAGACCTGGAAAAAGTAATCCCTGCGCTTAAAACCTTTGGCCGCCCGGTTATTTGCACGGAATACATGGCTCGTGGTGTCAACAGCAAATTTCAGACGCACCTGCCTATAGCGAAGAAAGCCAAAGTCGGCATGATCAACTGGGGCTTTGTAGCGGGTAAAACACAAACCTTCCTACCCTGGGATAGCTGGCAGAAGCCCTACGTAAACGGTCGTGAGCCCGCCATCTGGTTCCACGAGGTGTTCAAACAGGACGGCACACCTGTCGATCCGGCGGAAGTAGCAGCCATAAGGCAGGCTACCGGAAACTAA
- a CDS encoding tyrosine-type recombinase/integrase: MATYRTVFNRKNKLDKNNLGLVQIEALHLGQRRYFSTGVKIKPEQWNESKKEVKGSSQSNQRIRAKRQELEDFELTFAKLHGRPFRLADFDLLAEQITNDGQPVQTFTAYFKEQLELDMSGVEIETHQRKLRVYNRLLQYHGKSVGFADLTYSFIVGFDQALRNQHNLDVETIRKAHQILKSYVNRAMKSGLLPVYVDPYDQFRAKRKESDKIILAEQEVRNLEQLNIPAHKQHLQFYLDAWLLAYYTTLRISDLTTLRLRHLVVTEKGFQLEKKQEKTKRSLNIPLWLLHLNEIGESKALIILRRYWPDNDKPIIARSHFQLNKRFKEVLKLAGITKPITFHSARHTGITHLVKKLPVPIVQRIAGHAKIQTTMQYLHLTNQDVEQALEQVKW; the protein is encoded by the coding sequence ATGGCAACGTATAGGACGGTTTTTAACCGTAAAAACAAGTTAGATAAGAATAACCTAGGATTAGTACAGATCGAAGCTTTACATCTAGGGCAGCGTCGATACTTCTCGACTGGAGTAAAAATCAAGCCTGAGCAGTGGAACGAAAGTAAAAAGGAGGTAAAGGGGAGTTCACAGTCTAATCAGCGTATTCGTGCGAAGCGGCAAGAGCTTGAAGATTTTGAGTTAACGTTTGCCAAACTACATGGACGTCCTTTTAGATTGGCCGACTTCGATCTTTTAGCCGAGCAGATAACCAATGATGGCCAACCCGTTCAGACATTTACTGCCTATTTTAAAGAACAGTTAGAGTTAGATATGTCGGGCGTTGAGATTGAGACTCATCAACGTAAACTGCGTGTTTATAACCGGCTCCTACAGTATCACGGCAAATCCGTTGGTTTCGCTGACCTTACCTATTCGTTTATTGTTGGCTTTGACCAGGCGTTACGTAATCAACATAACTTAGATGTAGAGACTATTCGTAAAGCCCACCAAATTCTCAAAAGCTATGTAAACAGGGCAATGAAGAGTGGATTACTCCCCGTTTATGTTGACCCCTACGATCAGTTCCGAGCTAAGCGAAAAGAAAGTGATAAAATCATTCTTGCAGAACAGGAAGTACGAAACCTGGAGCAGCTCAATATTCCTGCTCACAAACAGCATCTTCAGTTTTACCTCGATGCATGGCTACTAGCCTATTATACAACACTTCGAATAAGTGACCTAACCACACTGCGACTGCGGCATTTGGTAGTAACGGAGAAGGGCTTCCAACTCGAAAAGAAACAAGAGAAAACGAAACGGTCGTTGAATATACCACTTTGGCTCCTACATCTGAACGAGATTGGGGAGAGTAAAGCCTTGATTATTCTGCGCCGATACTGGCCGGATAACGACAAGCCAATAATTGCTAGGTCTCATTTCCAATTAAATAAGCGGTTTAAAGAAGTACTGAAACTAGCTGGTATTACAAAGCCAATCACCTTCCATTCGGCTCGGCACACCGGCATCACGCATTTAGTTAAAAAGCTCCCTGTTCCTATTGTGCAGCGAATCGCTGGCCATGCCAAAATTCAAACCACTATGCAATATCTACACCTAACCAATCAAGATGTAGAACAGGCCCTCGAACAAGTAAAATGGTAA
- a CDS encoding AlpA family transcriptional regulator, translating to MESKSAKINQKRGVRRSVSVADLSVREWLRPVEAMRLFGLGQSKFWVYANDGGFPTYRPGSDGKSRTVLVRRSEVEAFLASGKSVN from the coding sequence ATGGAATCTAAAAGTGCTAAAATCAATCAGAAAAGAGGAGTGCGTCGGAGCGTTTCTGTTGCCGATCTATCTGTTCGCGAATGGCTACGACCTGTCGAAGCTATGCGGCTGTTTGGCCTGGGCCAGTCGAAGTTTTGGGTTTACGCTAATGATGGCGGATTTCCAACATATAGGCCAGGCAGCGATGGTAAAAGTCGCACTGTACTTGTCCGGCGTTCTGAAGTGGAAGCCTTCCTGGCAAGCGGCAAATCAGTTAATTAA